One window of the Eschrichtius robustus isolate mEscRob2 chromosome 13, mEscRob2.pri, whole genome shotgun sequence genome contains the following:
- the CSAD gene encoding cysteine sulfinic acid decarboxylase isoform X2, producing the protein MADSKPLLSLDGDAVAAETLLQDVFGIVVDEVIRKGTSASEKVCEWKEPEELKQLLDLELRNEGESQEQILERCRAVIRYSVKTCHPRFFNQLFSGLDPHALAGRIVTESLNTSQYTYEIAPVFVLMEEEVLKKLRALVGWSSGDGVFCPGGSISNMYAVNLARYQRYPDCKQRGLRALPPLALFTSKECHYSVKKGAAFLGLGTDSVRMVKADERGKMIPEDLERQIGLAEAENLLKRCHGSQASYLFQQDKFYDVALDTGDKVVQCGRRVDCLKLWLMWKAQGGQGLERRVDQAFALARYLVEELKKREAFELVMEPEFVNVCFWFVPPSLREKKGSPDYGERLAKVAPVLKERMVRKGSMMIGYQPHGTRGNFFRMVVANPVLTRADMDFLLNELERLGQDL; encoded by the exons ATGGCTGACTCTAAACCACTCCTCTCCCTTGATGGGGACGCCGTGGCTGCAGAAACCTTGCTCCAGGATGTGTTTGGGATTGTGGTGGATGAGGTCATTCGGAAAGGGACCAGTGCCTCCGAGAAG GTCTGCGAGTGGAAGGAGCCGGAGGAGCTGAAGCAGCTTCTGGATTTGGAGCTGCGGAATGAGGGGGAGTCACAGGAGCAGATCCTGGAGCGCTGCCGGGCTGTGATCCGCTACAGTGTGAAGACCT GTCACCCTCGTTTCTTCAACCAGCTCTTCTCAGGGTTGGATCCTCATGCCCTGGCCGGGCGCATTGTCACTGAGAGCCTCAACACCAGCCA GTACACATATGAGATCGCCCCCGTGTTTGTTCTCATGGAAGAAGAGGTGCTGAAGAAACTCCGGGCCCTGGTGGGCTGGAGCTCTGGGGACGGCGTCTTCTGCCCTG GTGGCTCCATCTCCAACATGTATGCTGTGAACCTGGCCCGCTATCAGCGCTACCCGGATTGCAAACAGAGGGGCCTCCGGGCACTGCCGCCCCTGGCCCTTTTCACATCAAAGGAG TGTCATTACTCCGTCAAGAAAGGAGCTGCTTTTCTGGGACTTGGCACCGACAGTGTCCGAATGGTCAAAGCAGATGAGAG AGGGAAAATGATCCCTGAGGATCTGGAGAGGCAGATCGGTCTGGCCGAGGCTGAG AACCTGCTCAAGCGCTGCCACGGGTCCCAGGCCAGCTACCTGTTCCAGCAGGACAAGTTCTACGATGTGGCTCTGGACACTGGAGACAAGGTGGTGCAGTGTGGCCGTCGCGTGGACTGTCTGAAGCTGTGGCTCATGTGGAAGGCacagggcgggcaggggctggagcGGCGTGTGGACCAGGCCTTTGCCCTTGCCCG GTACCTGGTGGAGGAATTGAAGAAGCGGGAAGCTTTTGAGTTGGTCATGGAG CCTGAATTTGTCAACGTGTGTTTCTGGTTCGTGCCCCCCAGTCTGCGGGAGAAGAAGGGGAGTCCGGATTACGGTGAAAGGCTGGCTAAG GTGGCCCCAGTCCTCAAGGAGCGCATGGTGAGGAAGGGCTCCATGATGATTGGCTACCAGCCCCACGGTACCCGGGGCAACTTCTTCCGCATGGTCGTGGCCAACCCTGTGCTGACGCGGGCAGATATGGACTTCCTGCTGAATGAACTGGAACGGCTGGGCCAGGACCTCTGA
- the CSAD gene encoding cysteine sulfinic acid decarboxylase isoform X1, giving the protein MADSKPLLSLDGDAVAAETLLQDVFGIVVDEVIRKGTSASEKVCEWKEPEELKQLLDLELRNEGESQEQILERCRAVIRYSVKTCHPRFFNQLFSGLDPHALAGRIVTESLNTSQYTYEIAPVFVLMEEEVLKKLRALVGWSSGDGVFCPGGSISNMYAVNLARYQRYPDCKQRGLRALPPLALFTSKECHYSVKKGAAFLGLGTDSVRMVKADERGKMIPEDLERQIGLAEAEGAVPFLVSATSGTTVLGAFDPLEAVADVCQRHGLWLHVDAAWGGSVLLSQTHRHLLNGIQRADSVAWNPHKLLSAGLQCSALLLRDTSNLLKRCHGSQASYLFQQDKFYDVALDTGDKVVQCGRRVDCLKLWLMWKAQGGQGLERRVDQAFALARYLVEELKKREAFELVMEPEFVNVCFWFVPPSLREKKGSPDYGERLAKVAPVLKERMVRKGSMMIGYQPHGTRGNFFRMVVANPVLTRADMDFLLNELERLGQDL; this is encoded by the exons ATGGCTGACTCTAAACCACTCCTCTCCCTTGATGGGGACGCCGTGGCTGCAGAAACCTTGCTCCAGGATGTGTTTGGGATTGTGGTGGATGAGGTCATTCGGAAAGGGACCAGTGCCTCCGAGAAG GTCTGCGAGTGGAAGGAGCCGGAGGAGCTGAAGCAGCTTCTGGATTTGGAGCTGCGGAATGAGGGGGAGTCACAGGAGCAGATCCTGGAGCGCTGCCGGGCTGTGATCCGCTACAGTGTGAAGACCT GTCACCCTCGTTTCTTCAACCAGCTCTTCTCAGGGTTGGATCCTCATGCCCTGGCCGGGCGCATTGTCACTGAGAGCCTCAACACCAGCCA GTACACATATGAGATCGCCCCCGTGTTTGTTCTCATGGAAGAAGAGGTGCTGAAGAAACTCCGGGCCCTGGTGGGCTGGAGCTCTGGGGACGGCGTCTTCTGCCCTG GTGGCTCCATCTCCAACATGTATGCTGTGAACCTGGCCCGCTATCAGCGCTACCCGGATTGCAAACAGAGGGGCCTCCGGGCACTGCCGCCCCTGGCCCTTTTCACATCAAAGGAG TGTCATTACTCCGTCAAGAAAGGAGCTGCTTTTCTGGGACTTGGCACCGACAGTGTCCGAATGGTCAAAGCAGATGAGAG AGGGAAAATGATCCCTGAGGATCTGGAGAGGCAGATCGGTCTGGCCGAGGCTGAG GGTGCTGTGCCATTCCTGGTCAGTGCCACCTCTGGCACTACCGTGCTGGGGGCCTTTGACCCTCTGGAGGCAGTTGCAGACGTGTGCCAGCGTCATGGGCTGTGGCTGCACGTGGAC GCCGCCTGGGGTGGGAGCGTCCTGCTGTCACAGACACATAGACATCTCCTGAATGGGATCCAGAG GGCTGACTCCGTGGCCTGGAATCCCCATAAGCTCCTCTCCGCAGGCCTGCAGTGCTCAGCTCTTCTTCTCCGGGACACCTCG AACCTGCTCAAGCGCTGCCACGGGTCCCAGGCCAGCTACCTGTTCCAGCAGGACAAGTTCTACGATGTGGCTCTGGACACTGGAGACAAGGTGGTGCAGTGTGGCCGTCGCGTGGACTGTCTGAAGCTGTGGCTCATGTGGAAGGCacagggcgggcaggggctggagcGGCGTGTGGACCAGGCCTTTGCCCTTGCCCG GTACCTGGTGGAGGAATTGAAGAAGCGGGAAGCTTTTGAGTTGGTCATGGAG CCTGAATTTGTCAACGTGTGTTTCTGGTTCGTGCCCCCCAGTCTGCGGGAGAAGAAGGGGAGTCCGGATTACGGTGAAAGGCTGGCTAAG GTGGCCCCAGTCCTCAAGGAGCGCATGGTGAGGAAGGGCTCCATGATGATTGGCTACCAGCCCCACGGTACCCGGGGCAACTTCTTCCGCATGGTCGTGGCCAACCCTGTGCTGACGCGGGCAGATATGGACTTCCTGCTGAATGAACTGGAACGGCTGGGCCAGGACCTCTGA